TTTCGCAGATCTCCCTGAGGATTTATTTGATGATTGGAGACTCCATCGACATCGCGCCGCTGGCGCCTGCGGACGGCAGACGAGGAGCCTTCTGAGCGACGGCGAAAATCAGCGCGATGATTCCCAATATCAGCACGCCGGTTTCGAGACGCACCGAAAGTACATGCAAATGATCGAACTGCTGACGCAAAGGATTTGTCGCGGGCGTGTTCATGTACGAGCCCATCTGCGTGCGGAGATGATCCATCGTGGGCATGATCCACACTTGCGAAACGAGCGTTACAAGCAGCATCAACTCGACGAGTATCGAAGCGGGTTGCACGAGGCCGCGCCAGGAGCGCGCCGCGACCAGCGACACGATCAGGAAGACGATCGCTGCAACAATCCCGAAAATGTGCAGGCCCCACAAAAGGATCCCAACGATGTTTCCGGCTTCATCCGGGCTTTTCAGCTGCGAAAACAGCACGCCGGCGACGAATCCGAAGAAGATCATGCCGCCGAGCCAGGTGCCTAGTGTGAAAACCTTAAGGAAACGCCAGATCGTGGTCATCGTCAATTTTCGATAAAATGGCAGTTCGGCTCGTCATCATACGCCCAAGGCGACGCGAGCCGCGAAGAATCTTGGGATCGAAATGGTGGGCGATCAAGGACTTGAACCTTGGACCTCTCCCGTGTGAGGGGAACGCTCTAACCAACTGAGCTAATCGCCCGGCGGGATAATTATCGCACAGAAGCGCGGGAAAAATGCAATCCATGGTCACGACCACAAACTCACAAATCAGCCAGCTCCGGCAGACGATCGCGCGGGTCATCAAAGGCAAAGAGGAAGTCATCCAACTGGCGCTCATTGCGCTCCTCGCGCGCGGACATCTGCTCATCGAAGATGTTCCTGGCACGGGCAAGACCACGCTGGCGCACACACTGGCGCGCGCGTTTCACTGCTCTTTCCAACGCGTCCAGTTCACTTCGGATATGCTGCCGAGCGACGTCATCGGGATCAGCGTTTTCAATCCGGCGCGCGAAGAATTCGAATTCAAGCCGGGACCGCTCTTCGCGAATTTCGTTTTGGCCGACGAAATCAACCGCACGACGCCGAAAACGCAATCGGCGCTGCTGGAAGCGATGAACGAAGCGCAAGTGACCGTGGACAATCACACGCATCCTCTGCCGCAGCCGTTTCTCGTCATCGCGACGCAGAATCCGATCGAGCATCATGGCACATATCCGCTGCCGGAATCGCAGCTCGATCGCTTCCTGATGCGCATTCGGATGGGCTATCCTGATCGCGAGAGCGAAAAGGAGATTTTGCGCAACGGAGGCGGCGCGGCTTCCCTGGAGGATATACATGCGGTCATGGATGCCGCGGAAGTCTGCGCCATGCAGGAAGCTGTCAACCGCGTTCGCGTGGACGACAGCTTGCTGGACTACGCTCTGGAAATTGTCGAGCGCACGCGGCGCTCTGAACAGCTGAGCCTGGGCGTCAGCCCGCGCGGCGCCATCCTGCTGCATCGCGCGGCGCAGGCGCGCGCATTTCTGGAAGGCCGCGATTATTGCCTCCCAGATGACTTCAAGAAGCTTATCCTGCCTGTTTTCGCGCATCGCGTTGTGGTCAGCTCGCGCTATACATCGACACGCAAAAAATCCGAACAGACGGAAGCGATTCTCTCCGAGATTCTCGAAACCACACGCGTTCCACTCTGATGGCTGCTTCACGAATCCTGACCTGGTGGCGCGAGCGCGATAAGCCCGGCTGGCGCAACTTCGGCATCGCGATCAGCACGCTGACGCTGGCGCTTTTTCTTGCGCTTTATTCCGCGGCGATGGCCGAAAGCGGGCATAGCGTTTTCGCGGGACTGTCGGCTGTGCTGGCGCTGGCGCTGGCGGCGTGGGTGGGCATCGCGATCGTGCCAAAGATGGCGCGGCGCACGGGGCTGCGCTGGCTTCTCTATCAAGTCGATTATCGGCTGACGCGCGAGGGGATCATTTATCTGGCTGCGGTGTTTGTCATTGCCCTTGCTGCTGTGAACACCGGCAATAATCTGCTTTTCATGATTCTTTCGTGTCTGCTTGCCGGGATTTTGATTTCGGGAATTCTTTCGCGCATTGTGCTGACCGGCCTGGAACTGGATATCGATTTGCCAGAGCACGTTTTCGCCGAGCAGCCGATCCTTGCCACGGTGAGCGTGGCGAACGAAAAGGCCATGATGCCTTCGCTTTCGCTGCGCGTCGTTGGCACGGGCAATGACGCACAGGCCGGCATCTTGAAGCGCCCGGTTTATTTTCCCTATATTCCTCACGAAAAATTTGCATCGCAAAAAGTAGAACTGCTTTTTCCACAGCGCGGCATCTACCGGCAAAGCTCTTTCGGCATTCGCACGAAATTTCCTTTCGGTTTTCTGGAGAAGACGCGGCGCGTGGACTCGCCGATGGAGCTGGTGGTTTACCCGCGCGTCGAGCCAACCGACGAGTTTTACGAAATTCTTCCGCTGCTGAGCGGTGAAATCGAGAGCCTGCACCGCGGGCGTGGCAACGATCTTTATTCGATTCGCGATTACACGACGACGGACAGTGTGCGCTTCGTGGATTGGAAAGCATCGGCGAAATCCGGCGCGCTGAAAGTGCGTGAATTCGCGCGTGAAGATGAGCGCCGGCTGGTGCTTGCGCTGGATAATTGCGTCAGCGCTGCGGCGGCTACGCCACCGAAAAACAGCGAACAGCGGGGAGAATTATCGCCAGTGGAAAATTCACACTTCGAGCGCGCCGTCTCGCTCGCCGCATGCATCGCGTGGCATTTCCACGAAGCGCGCGCGGTCATGCAGTTCCGCACGCCGGAGATGGCCACGTCCATGACGTCGGCGGGCGAGATCATCTATCAAGTGCTGCGCACACTCGCGTACGTCAAGCCGAATACGAGCGGCTCCGGCGCAGCCTTTCTCGAATCGCTCGCGGCGGAAACAGACAGATTCAAGATCGTCATCACCAGCCAGCCGCAAGGGTCGATACCGACGGCACTGTGGTCGTCGTCGTATTTTATTTTTGTGGATTCGTTGTGACTGACACCAAACGCGACTTCAATTAATTTTCTTCTTTTGCTGTGGGACTGAGAAAAGAAGAACCCTCCTCGTCGCGATTCAATGCCTGACGACTCTTCAAAATCACACCGATTGCATTTTGCCGAGATTTAGTGCTCGGCAAGGAGTTTTTTCCAGCGCGTCCAGGCGTCGTCGCGGGCTTTCGCGTTCGCGGGTGTTGCGTCGGGCGCTTCGCCGGCGCGCATGAAGCCGTGGCCTGCGCCATCGTAGGTGACAGGCTCGTACGTTTTTCCGGCTGCCTTCATATCGGAGGTCGCACCAGGAATCGTCGCGCCGATGCGCGCATCGTTGCCAGCATAAAAGCCGTAAACGGGCGAGGTAATGCGAGCCATGGCGTCCGGCGCGGGCGGAGGACCATAAAAAACGAACGCCGCGGCGAGGTCGGAGCGATTCGTCGCGAAACGAAAACTTTGGCCGCCGCCCCAGCAAAATCCGGCGACGAAAAGCTTGCCGTTCGACGAAGGAATCTTCAGCGCGTAGTCGGCGGCAGCGTTGAGGTCAGCGGTGATTTGATCCGGATTCAGATGGCTGACCGCTTCAATCGCCTGGCTCTGCGTGAAAGATGTGCTGCGGCCGCCATTTGGGCCCATGCCAGAAAGCAAATCGGGCGCGACAGCGATGTAGCCTGCGGCGGCGACTTGATCGGCGAGATCCTGCACCCAGTCGGTCATGCCAAAAATTTCGTGGATAATGAGCACGACGGGAGCTTTTGCGGCGGATTGCGGATAAGCGACGAACGTCTCGACGGCGCGGTCGCCATGCTTGACCGTGACCCATTCACGATGGCGCGGCGATTTTTCGAGCTTGGCTTGCGCCCAGTCCTGCGCGACGGCGAGCGGAGCGAATAAGAAAACTACGGCAAGAATCATGGACAGGCGTTTCATTGGCGTCCCCCGAATGGTTTCGTCACTTAATTCCCACAACCATCGAATCCGGCCCGACGAGATGCTCGACGCGGGTCTCGCGGAACCCGGCTTCCTTCATCCAAGCGCAACAGTCCGCGCCAGTGTAGTCGAAGCCGCCGGGCGTCTCGACGAGCATGTTCAAGCTCATCAGCAAACCGAAGGCATTTTTGCAGCGGTCGTCGTCAATGATGCAGTCATACACGATCAGTGCGCCGCCCGACGGAAGCACATCGCAGGCTTTCCGAATCAGCGTTCTCTTTTCCTGCAAATTCCAGTCGTGCAGGATATGGCCCATCATCAGCACATCAGCCTTGGGCAACGCATGCTCAAAGAAACTCCCGGCTTGAAAGGCGACGCGCTGCTTCAACCCTTGCGCAGCTACATATTCCTCGAATACCGGCTTCACTTCGGGGAGATCGAAGCCCACGCCGGAGATGTGCGGGTTTGCAAGCGCGACCTGAACGATTAGGTCGCCTTGCGCCGTGCCGATGTCCGCGGCCGTTTTGTAATTCTGCCAAGGAAATTTTCGGGCGATCGCTCGATTGGCGCCTGAACTGATGCCGGTCATGGCCTTCAAAAATCCCTTGAGCCTTTCCGGATCCGCATAAAGCGCGACAAACAGACTGGCCCCTCCGCCTTTCGCTTCGTTCTGCTGCTCGCCAGTTCGCAGAGCGGTAGTCAAGCCGCTCCAAAATGGATACAGTCGGAGACTCGCCATCTCCAAGATTCCGCCGACATACGAGGGCTTCCTGCGATCCAAGAAAAAATCCGCAGAAGGCGTGTTGCTGTAGACGCCGTTTTTTCTCTCGAGAAATCCAAGCGCCACGAGAGCATCGAGAAAATCACGTGCCGCACGCGGGTGCAGGGCTAACTTCTTCGTGAGCGAATCCAGATTCAGATGCTCTTGCGCAAGGTCGGTGAACAGTCCCAGTTCTACGGCGCTCAAGAGCGCCTTGGACGCCCAAAATCCCAATCCAACTTGCATGATGTGATCCGGGTTCAGTTCTGTCACTGATCCATGTGTCGCCATGAGGCCTCCCCCTTATGAAGGGTGGATTTCATAGTAGGCGCGGCGAATGTCTGTCGTCAACGCCAGAGGTCCACTTTTGCAAGAATTAGGGTTCCGCACCACGGTTGTCGTTTGTGCTTTCCGTGCGACAATGCGACGGAATGGAAACCGCCAGCATGAAGCTGCATCGGCGCCAGATTGCTTCGCTTCGCCGCAATCTTCTCGCGTGGTATCGCGCGAATCGGCGCGATTTGCCGTGGCGGCGCGGGCGCGATCCGTATCGCATCTGGCTGGCAGAAATTATGCTGCAGCAGACGCGCATCGCGGCCGTGCTGCCCTATTACGAACGGTTTCTGGAGCGATTTCCCGATGTTCGCGCGCTGGTGCAAGCGCGCGAAAGCGAGGTCCTCAAATACTGGGCGGGACTCGGCTATTACAGCCGCGCGCGGAATTTGCATCGCGCCGCGAAGAAAATCGCCAGCGACCACAAAGGGAAATTTCCCACGGCGCCGGAAGACGCTCTCGCCCTCCCTGGCATCGGCGGGTATACGGCGGCCGCAATTCTCAGCATCGCGTTCGACACTCCGCTCGCCGCGCTCGATGGCAACGTTGCTCGCGTTCTTGCGCGTCTTTTGGCTGTGCGCGGAGATTTGCGAGAGCCGGCGACATGGCGAAATCTTGCGACCGCCGCGCAAAATCTTCTGGCACCAGAATCAGCCGGCGATTGGAATCAAGCCATGATGGAGCTGGGCGAAACCGTTTGCACGCCTCGCTCACCCAATTGCGCGGCTTGTCCGATGGCGCGCTACTGCGAAGCGCACGCGCTCGGCATTACCGGCGAGATTCCCGCTGTGCGGCAGAAGCGTGGCGCGGCAAATGTGCGAATTGCCGCTGCCGTTCTGGTCGATCCCCGCGGGCGCACTTTGCTGACGAAAACTCCCGGCGCGCACGATTCGGTTTTTTTTTCACGCTTGTGGCAATTCCCCGCCGCTGAAGTCAACGGCTCGGATGATGCGATGCGCGAATTGGCGCGCCATTTGCGCGCGTCGCTCGGCCTAGGGAAGCAAGCCTTTGTCGAATTGCCTGCTGCTGCCCACACGGTTACGTATCGCAAAATCGCGCTGCTTCCGTTCCTCGCGCGCGTGCAGGATCTGCCCGAAGCTCCCGCGTGCCGAATCCTGCCTCTTCGGAATCTCGCACAGTTGCCGGTCTCCAATGCGACGCGCAAAATCGCGCACGCGGCCATCGCGGCGCTCGAGACGTAACGGGTTCGCGCCTTCTGCCAGCGCTCTTCGCTTCCCCGCTGAGCGCCAATGTTAAAATTGCGAAATGGCCAGCGCCGCCACAACCGCTCGTCCGTTTGCGTCTGAACCGCTGCCTATCATTCAGCGCTACTTCGAAGTTTCGCTTTACCTGATGGCCACAACGGGCCTGCTCGCGCTGGTGGCTACAGGGAAACTCGATCTCGTGGCTTCGATTGTCACACCGGTTGTGCTCGCTTATAAAGGCATCCGATTGTGGCGAGGCCGCGGGCCGGAGATTCCACAGCACGCAGCGACGGCTCTCGTCCTCGGTTACTTTCTTTTTTTCCCCGTGGATCTTTGGGTGGTTTCGCGGCTGATCGCCTCGGATGCACCCAATCCGATGCTCTACGCAGGATTGCTGGCTGCGATTCACCTGCTGATTTTCGCGGCCCTTTTGCGGCTGTATTCGGCACGGACATTGCGCGATCAAGTTTTTCTGGCGCTTCTTGCTTTTGCGTCGATGCTTGCTTCAGCCATCCTGACCGTGAACACGATTTTCCTCGTGGCGCTGGCGTTCTTTCTGCTGCTGGCGGTTTCGAGCTTCGTGGCGCTCGAAATCCAGCGGAGTTCCGAGGGAGCCGTATACCCTTCGCTGGAGCGCGCGAGCGACGCGGCGCGCAGTTTGCATCGCGCGCTTGGCGTTACGAGCGTCCTCGTGGCGGCGAGCGCCTTCGTTCTTGGCGGCCTGATTTTCTTCATCATCCCGCGGTTCACAGCCGGTTACATGAGCGCGCTGAACCTGCAGCCTACGCTGATGACCGGATTCACGGACAATGTCACGCTGGGGGAAATCGGCAAACTGAAGGAAAGTAGCGCGGTGGTGATGCGCATTCGCGTGGCGGGCGATGCGTCACGGGCGCAGGATGTTCACTGGCGCGGAATGATCCTCACGAATTTCGACGGCAAACGCTGGTTCACGCCCGATCGCACTTCGGTGGTCGTTACGCCTGACGCGTCCGGCAGCTATAACCTGAACGCCGCGCCCATGCCGCCCAATACTTCCTACATGCTGCGCTATACCGTCCTGATGGAGCCTCTGGCCACGGACGCGATTTTTCTCGCCGCCCATCCGGCAGCGGTCTGGGGACGATTCGGCCCGGACTTCAATCCTGCACGGCCCGGGATGCGCGGATACCTGACGGTGAGCCGCACAGGCGCGGTCCTCAATCCATTTCACAACTCCCTCAACATGCATTACGACGCCGTTTCAGAGATTCCCGATGTTGCGCCGGCGCTCTTGCGCGCCGCGACTCACGATTATCCACAGGGAATCCGCGACACGTATCTTCAGTTGCCGCAGCTCGATCCACGCATTAAGGAGCTGGCAACACAAATCACCGCGCACGATTCAACCGTTTATGACAAAGCCTCGGAGATTGCGCGCTATCTTCGCACGCGCTACGGCTACACACTCGACCTTTCGGACATGAATCAGCCCGATCCGCTCGCCTATTTTCTTTTCATCAAACGCGCAGGCCACTGCGAATATTTTGCCTCGGCGATGGTTGTGATGCTGCGGACGCTGGGAATTCCGGCGCGCTACGCGACAGGTTTTCTGCCCGGCGAATACAACGATCTGGCGCAAGACTACATTATTCGCGCGAGCGACGCGCACAGCTGGGTGGAGGTTTATTTTCCCGGATATGGCTGGATTACGTTCGATCCCACGCCACCGGGCAGCGGCAACGGCAATGGGATGTTCGCGCGCCTGGGAATGTACTGGGATTGGTTTCAGTTCAACTGGAATGAGTGGGTGATCAACTACGATTTTTCGCATCAGCTCACGCTGGGCCGCAATATTCATCAGTCGTCGCGCGCGTGGTCGGATCGCATTTCGCAGTATTACCGCGCGAAACGGCGCGCCATTCTCGATTTCCTGAAGCTGTGGCAGGCGCGCCTCTCGAATTCGCCTTATTCGCTTCCGGGCGCGCTTGTTTTCCTCGTTATTCTCCTGATTTATTTTCGCGGGCGCGCAATGGGAGGATTCGTCGCCATTCGCTGGAAATTGCGCGCACAGCGCGAAGGCAAATTGCCCGCGGAGCTCGCCGCCTTCGAATATCGCCAGATGCTTCACCTGCTCGAGCGGCGCGGGTGGCGCAAAGCAGCATCGCTTACTCCACTGGAGTTTGCCGCCTCGATTCCGGCGCCGGAATTCGCGGGCCCGGTCGCAGAGCTGACTGAAATTTATCAGTCGGCACGATTCGGCGAACATCCGGCAGATGCGAAGCGGGTTAGTTTCCTACTCGCAGCCCTAAAATCTCTGCGACGCAAATAGTGGCAGGCGGACGTCGCTTCTACTTAATCTCGAGAACTTCTTTTTCTTTTGCGGCGGATAGATCTTCGACTTTCTTGGTCTCCGCGTGGGTTAGTTTTTCCAGCTCGTCGAGCGCTCGCTTCTTGTCGTCCTCGCTGATTTTCTTTTCTTTCTCGAGCTTCTCGACATGTTCCTTGATGTCGCGGCGAATGTTGCGTACGGCGGTACGATGATCTTCGAGAACCTTGTGAATGACTTTGACCAAATCCTTGCGGCGCTCTTCGGTGAGCGAAGGAATCGGCACACGCAGCACTTTTCCGTCCGATGTCGGATTCAGTCCGAGATCAGATGTGCGAATGGCCTTGTCGATAAGCGGGACGGCCGTCGGATCCCACGGCGAAATCAGGATCATCGCGGGATCCGGAACCGATAGCGTGCCAAGCTGATTGATGGGCATCGGCGTTCCGTGATAATCGACGCGGATGTTGTCGAGCAGCGCGGTGTTCGCGCGCCCCGTGCGCACGCCGGCCAGGTTTTTGCGAAAATCCTCGACGGCTTTTTCCATGCGCACTTTTGCCTGCGCCAATGCATCTTTCGTGTTCGCGATCGTTGTCATTGAACTTGCCCCGTCCGTTTTTTTTCTTTGCTTTAATTTCCGGCAGTTACGATTGAGCCGACTTTTTCGCCCATGACGACGCGCTGCAGATTTCCGGGCACGTTCATATTGAAGACCAGGATTGGCATCTTGTTGTCCATACACAGCGAAATCGCCGTCGAGTCCATCACCGAAAGGCCCTTCTGGAGAACGTCCAAATATGTGATGCGCTCGAACCGCTTTGCTCCCGGGACTTTTTCGGGATCGGCGTCATAAACGCCGTCCACGCGCGTCGCTTTGATAATCACATCCGCCTTGATTTCCATGGCACGCAGCGCCGCGGCCGTGTCCGTCGAAAAATACGGATTGCCCGTCCCCGCGGCGAAAATCACGATGCGGTGCTTTTCCAAATGGCGCGCGGCGCGCCGGCGAATGAAAGGCTCGGCGATTTGATGCATCTCGATTGCGCTCATCAGGCGCGTGTGGCATCCGATCTTTTCGAGCGCGTCCTGCAAGGCGAGTCCGTTGATCACCGTGGCGAGCATGCCCATGTAGTCGCCCGTCGCACGGTCGATAGACATGGCCTTCTGCCGCCCGCCGCGAAAAATATTTCCGCCGCCGACCATAATTGCGACTTGCACGCCCTGGTTGCTGACTTCCTTTAACTCCAGCGCGAGAGCGGCAATCGTCTCCGGATGAATCCCTGCGCTCAGCGGCCCTTGCAACGATTCGCCGGAAAGCTTCAAGACGATGCGCTTGTAAATCGGCGTGGATGCTGATTTTTTTGCTGCCGTCTTAGCCATCTTGGTCGTCGGCATTTTGTGCGTCTTTCGTTTTCGCGCGGCTTTTTGTGACGCTTCTCGCGCCTTTCGTTCGCTCGGCATTCTAGCAGACATTTTTGTCTCGCGTACATCTGTAGCGCTACTTCACGTCAATTTTTTCCTGCTTTTGTTCCTTTGTTTTCCCGGCGATTCCCTTTCCGGAGTGACGCGCATTTTCCTCTTGCGCTTCTACAGGAGATAGAATATGCTTCCTGTCGAAGCGTAAGGGGAACGCTTTATGACCGGCAAGCGAATTGATCTTCCGCAAGGGACGCTGGATCTTTTGATTCTGCGCACGGTCGCTCTGGAGCCGCAGCACGGCTGGGCGATCTCTGAGCGTATTCATCAGATTTCGAGCAAGGTCTTGCAAGTGCAGCAGGGGTCGCTCTATCCGGCCCTGCATCGCCTGGAACGCCGCGGCTGGATCAAATCTCGCTGGGGCGCGTCAGAAAACAACCGGCGCGCGAAATATTACGAATTGACGTTCAGCGGCCGCAAGCAACTCGAAGCCGAAAAAACAGAATGGGAGAAGCTGACGGCGGCCGTCGCACAAGTTTTGGAATCGGCGTAGACGCAGCCTTCCTGACCCAAACAGGAATTGTAGCGCTGCGATTTGCTTTTGCAGGAGGAGTTATGTTGGAAGATTTGCGATTGCGTGTGCGCTCTCTTTTTCACCGCAAAGCCGTTGAAAACGATTTGAACGACGAGCTGCGCTTCCATTTCGAGCAGCAGGTCGAAAAACTCGTGCAATCCGGCTTGCCTCCTGCCGAAGCGCGCCGCCAAGCTCGGCTCGCCATCGGCACGCAGGACGAAATCCGCGAAGAGTATCGCGATTCGAGCGGCGTGCGTTTCCTTGAAACTTTGCTGCAAGACATTCGCTTCGCGCTGCGCATGATGCGCAAATCGCCAGGGTTCACGGCGGTGGCCATTCTCACTCTCGCTCTCGGCATAGGCGCCAATACTGCCATCTTCAGCGTAGTTGACTGGCTCATTCTCCGGTTGCCACCCGTCGCCAAAGCCGAGCAAATCACCACACTGGAGGCCGAGCTACTCAGCGGTTACTATAACAACGGATTTTCTTATCCCGCTTTTGAAGACATCCGCAGACAATCCACGGCGGTATTTTCCGACGTAGCTGGCGCAATGGATTTTCAGATGGATGGGTTGAGCATCGACGGCAATAACCAACCAATATGGACGAGCTACGTCTCCGGGAACTTTTTCCAAATGATGGGCCTAAAACCGGTGCTCGGAAGTTTCATCGAGCCAACGCCGGGAAAATCCGTGGATGACGAGCCTGTTCTCGTCCTCGGCTACACCTTCTGGAAAACGCATCTTGGCGGCGACTCACGCGTGATCGGCAAGAGTGTCCTGATAAACGGACACCCCGTTACGATTATTGGCGTGGCGCCGAAGGGATTTCACGGCATCGCTTCCCTTATGGATGTGCAAGGTTATCTGCCTCTCGGAATGGGGATAGTGACATCGGACGCCAAAAAAGATCTCGTCGTGGATCGGAAACCGCCAGTCCTAGCGATCTTCGCGCGGTTGAAACCGAGGCTAACAGCAAAATCAGTACAACCCGTATTGAACGTGATCGCTCAGCGGCTCTCCACGCAATACCCCGCAACCGATAAGTGCAAGTCTCTCTTTGCCAATCCGCTTGACCTGTTCAGCCCCGGCACCGACCCCTCGACATCAGGAACATTGCGTCTCGTGAGCGCGGTTTTCCTGATCCTTGCGGGGCTTGTGCTGATTCTCGCCTGTCTCAATGTCGCAAGTTTGCTAATCGCGCGGAGCTCGGCGCGAGAACGCGAAATGGCCGTTCGCGCCGCTGTGGGCGCCGGACGAGTTCGCCTGATTCGTCAGTTGTTGACGGAAAGCCTCCTCCTCGCGCTGCTCGGATGCGCTGGCGGAGTTGTCCTGGGGCTTCTCGCCAGTCGCTCGCTCGGTTCAATCAACTTAAATACCACGATTCCGTTTGTGCTGGATTTTCAATTCGACTGGCGCGTATTTGCGGACGCTTTTTGTGTCGCTTTGTTTACCGCCGCTGTCGTCGGGATCGCCCCGGCTCTGCGCGCGACACGCCGAAACTTGAACAATCTATTGCACGAAAGGGGGCGCACGGCGACGGTAGCTCGCCAGCGGACTCGCAGCGCGCTCGTTGTCGTCCAAGTGGGTGGCTCACTGATGCTGCTGATCGTAGCCGGATTGTTTGTGCGAAGTTTACGGAACGTCGAGCACGCGAATTTGGGATTCGACCCCAGCCACGTTCTCAATTTCACCATCGACGCGCACGAAGCGGGATACAACGAGGTTCAAGCGAGAGATTTTTTTCAGAACCTGCTCTCTTGCGTCCACGCTCTCCCTGGTATTGAAACAGCCAGTCTCGCGGCCACCACCCCCATGAGTTACTTCAGCTTCGGGGAAGAGCTGGCCATTGAAGGTTACCAGCCGCCCTCAAATCAACAAGCGCCGGCGGCGGGCTACAACGCTGTTTCGCCTGGATATTTCGAAACCA
This region of Candidatus Acidiferrales bacterium genomic DNA includes:
- the frr gene encoding ribosome recycling factor, whose protein sequence is MTTIANTKDALAQAKVRMEKAVEDFRKNLAGVRTGRANTALLDNIRVDYHGTPMPINQLGTLSVPDPAMILISPWDPTAVPLIDKAIRTSDLGLNPTSDGKVLRVPIPSLTEERRKDLVKVIHKVLEDHRTAVRNIRRDIKEHVEKLEKEKKISEDDKKRALDELEKLTHAETKKVEDLSAAKEKEVLEIK
- a CDS encoding DUF4149 domain-containing protein, giving the protein MTTIWRFLKVFTLGTWLGGMIFFGFVAGVLFSQLKSPDEAGNIVGILLWGLHIFGIVAAIVFLIVSLVAARSWRGLVQPASILVELMLLVTLVSQVWIMPTMDHLRTQMGSYMNTPATNPLRQQFDHLHVLSVRLETGVLILGIIALIFAVAQKAPRLPSAGASGAMSMESPIIK
- the mutY gene encoding A/G-specific adenine glycosylase: MKLHRRQIASLRRNLLAWYRANRRDLPWRRGRDPYRIWLAEIMLQQTRIAAVLPYYERFLERFPDVRALVQARESEVLKYWAGLGYYSRARNLHRAAKKIASDHKGKFPTAPEDALALPGIGGYTAAAILSIAFDTPLAALDGNVARVLARLLAVRGDLREPATWRNLATAAQNLLAPESAGDWNQAMMELGETVCTPRSPNCAACPMARYCEAHALGITGEIPAVRQKRGAANVRIAAAVLVDPRGRTLLTKTPGAHDSVFFSRLWQFPAAEVNGSDDAMRELARHLRASLGLGKQAFVELPAAAHTVTYRKIALLPFLARVQDLPEAPACRILPLRNLAQLPVSNATRKIAHAAIAALET
- a CDS encoding methyltransferase, with translation MATHGSVTELNPDHIMQVGLGFWASKALLSAVELGLFTDLAQEHLNLDSLTKKLALHPRAARDFLDALVALGFLERKNGVYSNTPSADFFLDRRKPSYVGGILEMASLRLYPFWSGLTTALRTGEQQNEAKGGGASLFVALYADPERLKGFLKAMTGISSGANRAIARKFPWQNYKTAADIGTAQGDLIVQVALANPHISGVGFDLPEVKPVFEEYVAAQGLKQRVAFQAGSFFEHALPKADVLMMGHILHDWNLQEKRTLIRKACDVLPSGGALIVYDCIIDDDRCKNAFGLLMSLNMLVETPGGFDYTGADCCAWMKEAGFRETRVEHLVGPDSMVVGIK
- a CDS encoding dienelactone hydrolase family protein, whose amino-acid sequence is MKRLSMILAVVFLFAPLAVAQDWAQAKLEKSPRHREWVTVKHGDRAVETFVAYPQSAAKAPVVLIIHEIFGMTDWVQDLADQVAAAGYIAVAPDLLSGMGPNGGRSTSFTQSQAIEAVSHLNPDQITADLNAAADYALKIPSSNGKLFVAGFCWGGGQSFRFATNRSDLAAAFVFYGPPPAPDAMARITSPVYGFYAGNDARIGATIPGATSDMKAAGKTYEPVTYDGAGHGFMRAGEAPDATPANAKARDDAWTRWKKLLAEH
- a CDS encoding DUF3488 and transglutaminase-like domain-containing protein, whose amino-acid sequence is MASAATTARPFASEPLPIIQRYFEVSLYLMATTGLLALVATGKLDLVASIVTPVVLAYKGIRLWRGRGPEIPQHAATALVLGYFLFFPVDLWVVSRLIASDAPNPMLYAGLLAAIHLLIFAALLRLYSARTLRDQVFLALLAFASMLASAILTVNTIFLVALAFFLLLAVSSFVALEIQRSSEGAVYPSLERASDAARSLHRALGVTSVLVAASAFVLGGLIFFIIPRFTAGYMSALNLQPTLMTGFTDNVTLGEIGKLKESSAVVMRIRVAGDASRAQDVHWRGMILTNFDGKRWFTPDRTSVVVTPDASGSYNLNAAPMPPNTSYMLRYTVLMEPLATDAIFLAAHPAAVWGRFGPDFNPARPGMRGYLTVSRTGAVLNPFHNSLNMHYDAVSEIPDVAPALLRAATHDYPQGIRDTYLQLPQLDPRIKELATQITAHDSTVYDKASEIARYLRTRYGYTLDLSDMNQPDPLAYFLFIKRAGHCEYFASAMVVMLRTLGIPARYATGFLPGEYNDLAQDYIIRASDAHSWVEVYFPGYGWITFDPTPPGSGNGNGMFARLGMYWDWFQFNWNEWVINYDFSHQLTLGRNIHQSSRAWSDRISQYYRAKRRAILDFLKLWQARLSNSPYSLPGALVFLVILLIYFRGRAMGGFVAIRWKLRAQREGKLPAELAAFEYRQMLHLLERRGWRKAASLTPLEFAASIPAPEFAGPVAELTEIYQSARFGEHPADAKRVSFLLAALKSLRRK
- a CDS encoding MoxR family ATPase; its protein translation is MVTTTNSQISQLRQTIARVIKGKEEVIQLALIALLARGHLLIEDVPGTGKTTLAHTLARAFHCSFQRVQFTSDMLPSDVIGISVFNPAREEFEFKPGPLFANFVLADEINRTTPKTQSALLEAMNEAQVTVDNHTHPLPQPFLVIATQNPIEHHGTYPLPESQLDRFLMRIRMGYPDRESEKEILRNGGGAASLEDIHAVMDAAEVCAMQEAVNRVRVDDSLLDYALEIVERTRRSEQLSLGVSPRGAILLHRAAQARAFLEGRDYCLPDDFKKLILPVFAHRVVVSSRYTSTRKKSEQTEAILSEILETTRVPL
- a CDS encoding DUF58 domain-containing protein, which codes for MAASRILTWWRERDKPGWRNFGIAISTLTLALFLALYSAAMAESGHSVFAGLSAVLALALAAWVGIAIVPKMARRTGLRWLLYQVDYRLTREGIIYLAAVFVIALAAVNTGNNLLFMILSCLLAGILISGILSRIVLTGLELDIDLPEHVFAEQPILATVSVANEKAMMPSLSLRVVGTGNDAQAGILKRPVYFPYIPHEKFASQKVELLFPQRGIYRQSSFGIRTKFPFGFLEKTRRVDSPMELVVYPRVEPTDEFYEILPLLSGEIESLHRGRGNDLYSIRDYTTTDSVRFVDWKASAKSGALKVREFAREDERRLVLALDNCVSAAAATPPKNSEQRGELSPVENSHFERAVSLAACIAWHFHEARAVMQFRTPEMATSMTSAGEIIYQVLRTLAYVKPNTSGSGAAFLESLAAETDRFKIVITSQPQGSIPTALWSSSYFIFVDSL